Below is a genomic region from Brassica rapa cultivar Chiifu-401-42 chromosome A08, CAAS_Brap_v3.01, whole genome shotgun sequence.
CCTGCTGTGTCATAGCCTGAATTGGCATCATAGGGAGTCCACCGAATGCCTGCAGGACATAGAATTAGCTTGAGAAAGAACTCAATACATAGTTGTTAAAAGGGTAAAGATAAAAGACCTGTCCAGTCTGTAAAGGGAATATGTTGGGAAACATTCCAGCCGGAGGAAGAGTTGGTGGTGGGGGAGGAACTTGGCCTACAAAAATGAGAAACAAGATAATACATGAGAAGTGTAAATAtaagaagacatgttttatcTTCCCTGAAAAAGCAACGGCGATATAATAGTAGACATCCGGCCAAATCTAATTCCACTAGAAACCATTTGTGAACAAAACCAGTGATAGGTACTGAGGATGAGCAGTACCAATAAAAAAATTGCAGAAATTCCTCCTTGTATATAAGAAGAGCTAACCAGCCCACACCCAAATGTTGCCTTACCAAAATAGAAAAGCAAACAAGAAACACAAAAGAACAACAAACAACCAAAACCTCTCAGTTCTAACGTTGTATCCCATGTAAAAATGAACAAGAACAGCCTATGTGCATTATGGGAATGAACTCTACATTATGCCAAATTAAAGAGACAAAAAAAGGATACCTGTAACAGCAGCACCAGCAGCTAACATTGCAGAGGCTGGAGGTGCCATATCGAATCCACTGACCCGTTTGCTGCAAGAACATAGATTTGATGTAAGCTAAAATtcttagaataaaaataatcatttcACAGAAGAGTAGTTAGAGCCAGGAAGATAAGTTACGTTTTTGATGGAGAGCGAGACCTTGATCTGCGCCTAGATCTATCCTTGGAACGCGAACGAGACCTATGACGGCGTCTATCTCCTCTGTCATCTCTACgcctaaattttattttaaaacacacacaaaaattaGAATTCGAAAAGGATTTAATTTAATTCGAAAAGATACGATTAGTAGTCACCTATCATAGTCACGGTCACGGCTGCCTCTGCGGTAGTCATCATCGCGGTCTCTACTACCACGCTCTCTTCTATCACCACGGTCTCTACTACGATCCCTGTGGCGACTACGACGCTCACGATCCCTGTCTCTACTTCTCTCCTTGCTTCTGTCTCTGCTTCGATCTACAGATcccttctctctttctctgtcttTACTTCTTGAAGACTCTCTTTCATTGTCACGTGTTTCTCCCTACACAAAAATCCTCATCACTTACaacttatatataaatcaaactaaacaaaaaaaaaaacactacacATAACAAGTAAACTCAACCCCAAACTAATCTTCAATTcgctctaaaccctaaacccttacaATCTGCAGTATACTAAAAATCGATTCTTTATTGAATTCAATTACGCATCGAAGctaataaacatatatttgaaTCTCTGAAAACAAATCCATTGAACAATCGGAAGCTGGAAGATTGTAGCGTAATCAAAGAGCATAAAAGTACCTGAGATTTCGAGTCTGTTTGATCCTCGATTTCTCCGCCGCGGCCGCCGTTATCATTGGCCTCGAAGACGTCAACAGCTGTCCCGTTTCCCTCGTGATCTTCGAAGTCAGACATCTGTTTGCTGGGAAGTAACGGACGCTTTCACCGGAGATAGGGTTTAAGATAAGTTTCCTCTCTCTTTCTGCCGTCGAGATTTGGAGACGAatggagaaaacaaaaaattttaGGGCAATTTCGATTGTTCTGTTATTAAATAAAGACGAGACCAACCGAAAGGGCAGTTTTGTCAGTGTCGTGTTTTGGTCTTAAAACTCTTAATAAGGATTGCGACACGTCAGCAACGACAATTATTTcgcaaaaagaaaaaggaaatacGGCCCGGTCCGAATCCAAGCTAGCTGGTCCGATCCAAGTCTTCATTGTGGCCCAATCCATGTATGTTTGTGTTCACTAAATAGTAAATACGATGTTTTGAAAACCGAACCAGATATTTGACTCGGTCAATGATCGGTCTAACTGGTTCAACtcggttttaaattttaattttagattaaacaattatatacatatatatgtataactataaatttatttctataaaattttatatcactgtgagaaactaaaaatgatatgaaaataaaatgaaagtttttaaaaataatataaaatataatgaaaaatcatttatttaGATGGATATTCAAAAagtaatatgattttttttatgaaatcttttcaaaatttgcagtttttataattttacttGAATTTGAGAAAACTGGGTTTTCATATTGCATCGGATACTGGTTTTACCAAACTTCATCAATTTTTGACTGGGTTTTTCGATTTAACTCAAATCCAGTTTTTGTACAACACGAAACCAAATGAAAGGCAGAGTTACGGTCCGACCGGTCCTGGTTTTTAAAACATTGACTAAACCTAATTTTGACTTTTGAGTAAGtgataaacattttaaaatagctTAATAATTCCTTTatgattttatatgtatattgtttacaaaaaaataaagaggcAAAACATATGTTTTATTAGGTTTTGTCCAAGATCTTTTCCCCTTTAACAAGTAACTTAACCAAAGATTTAATCAATTCACTAGAAGTAAACTTGGTCgctaaattttatttagttgaaaaatatgtagttttaaaatttattgctAGAGTAAAATATTTCctacaacttaaaaaaaaaatagggttTTAAAAAGTAAAGGTTTCACaaccatttttttatgtttttggttgtacttttaaaaatcaatataaaatatgatgGATGATTTTAAAAGCTATAggtaaaaattaaagttaaagtTAGCTCCTACAGTCCAATCACCAGTATAATGTCTCAGAACTTGGAAAACTTTTATTATTCACGTTCCGCATATAcaaagattttaataaaacaaggCACAATACAATACAATACATAAACGTACGTAGCATACacaaactaaaagaaaaaacaagagaCATCAAATTCAAACTTCTGACCATATATATAACACAAACACTCTCGACTCAAAAGCTTCTCTAGGCGTTCTCTCCTTCTCAGTCTTCCCACTGAGGTTGAGTCGGCCACAACTTCTCTTCTTGTTTCCatctctcttcctcttccttcttcgcctcttcttcttctctcttcctctcttcatCTCTCATCTTCGTCTCCATGGATGCTTGCGGTTCTTGTGGTTCTCCTTGCCCTGGCTGCGGTTGGAACGGTTTTTCTGGTCCTTGTGGTTCTCCTTGCGGTGGTTTTTGTGGCTCTCCTTGCGGTGGCTGCGGTTGGAACGGTTGTGGTGGTTGTTGTGGTTTTTCTTCCGGTGGCTGCGGTTGGAACGGTTGTGGTGGCTGCTGAGGCGGCGACTCCTTCTTCTCTTCGTCTTCCTTAAGCTTCTCCAACTCTCCTTCCGCACAAGCAGGACATCCCAACACAGCGGCCTCCTTCTGAGCTTCCAACAATCCAGCAATCATAAAACTACTCACATTAAACGACGCAGCCAATACCTCCCGGTCAAGCGACCACAAAGCCGAGTTCTTCCCAGCCAAGAACTGCGGCTCGTTATTCTTAGCCGAAGTAGTAAACCCAACGAACACCAACGAGTCATTTAAGAAAGACATTTGAGCCATTGGATGCAACCTCGGAACCGCGAAAATGTCTCCTTTCTCTACCTTGAACCTCATGTTCTTACACTCAGATGATGATCTCGAAATGGAATTCCTAAGCACCCTAACCATTCCTGATCCTCTCACCACGACTGATATCTCGCAAGCCCATGGGTTCCAGTGTGGTCCCATCATTGATCCTTGCGTTAGATTCACCATGGAAACTCCAACCATTGAGCCTTGTAATACTTTAAGATCCTTCCTGTTGATGGTTATGGTTTGACCGTTAGGGCTCTGGAAGTCGGGTTCGGATTCGAATACATTGAATGTCGTTGCCTtctttggcttcttcttcttttctttcttctctttcttcttcttcaccttctTGTTTTCCACTGAGTCTGCACTTGCATCTCCGGAAAATAGTTTGAGTAATCGCGTTTGGAGCGGCCACGTGTTGGTGTCGGTGTCGGTGTTGGCTTCACTTGGTGTGGTCAGCATATCGTGCACGATCAATGGTGGCTGTGTACGGTTCCTCATCAGCCCTATAATCTCCTCAGGAACCTAATCAAAAGCAACAAATACAGTTAATTAATCACACTTAGCATAACTTAAGATAGCATCTCCTATAGTATTTTTGTTGATTTTATCTACTAGAGTAACTTTTTTTTACTAAGCTATAGTAACTTGAGAAGCAAGATATACACATATTCGTATCTTGCAGCTCGCATAACCTAAAAATAGCATAAACTATTGTACTTTTGTTGGTTTTACCTACTAGAGTAACTTGAGAAGCAAGATATACACATATTCAAATTTTGCACCCCAAGTTAAATCAATATCACACGTAATACATATAAAAACCTAGACATAGACAGATAACATCCGTACGTACCCCAAAAGCTGATTTGAGAATTGTCTCATCAAAACCAAACAAGAGATCTGTGACACTTGAATACGCACCAAAGCAAGGATCCTGCATCCACGGAAGACGATCCACAAATAAGAAGAaagataaatatacaatatatatacagtaagaaaatgaaaaagagtCATATCTTACATGTAAACATTCCTGGCTGTTGGAAAAGATAGCGTAAATCTTAAGTTTGGTTCCAAGGAAGATATCCACCGGCTTGCTCTGTAAGTAGAAAACTGTACCGGGCCGTAGCCTGTAAACGTCCCCTAGTCTTATCTCAGTACTTGTCGCTTGCGCCTCGACCCAATTCAGAATCCCACTTCCTATACAATCACAAAACCAGTTTTTAACATAATAGGAACAAAACCGCAAAAGCTGATTcgtaaaccaaaccaaataaaCTGATTTTGATCCTTTCTCTAGCCAACgttaaccaaaccaaaccaaaattggGCTAATAGTTtaccctttttttcttttgccaaATATTTGAGTTTTCATATAAAATGATGTTGTTTGTAACGGGTTACAAACGTCTAATCACAATCTAGGCTTATCTTGTTTTATCTTTTTGCCAAGTTTACCGTAATTTATCATGAAAACAAATAATGAGATACTTTGCCAAATAACGAAGCCTAACCGAAGAGGGAATACCGAACACGAACCGAGATTAAACCATCTCAACCCATAGTCATGCAATAGTGGACTATATACTCAAGGCAAAATCAAGTGGTGAAACCAAATACATGCAGCGGAGCCTAAACGTTTACTAAAAcgttaataaaaaatttaaaataatttggaGGTCTATAACTATATAAATTACTTGGTTTTCAGAAAAAAACTATACATTACTTCTTAAAAATTTAGGTTGTCAAAGTCAATGACCCGACCCTGAATACATGACACTGAAGCAGATTATAGATATGTACCAGAGTCGACAAAGAAGACCATGTcggaatgaagaagaagagggagCATAAGCGCGTTTGGTTCCAGCGTTATGGAATGTATTTTGTAAGGGCCCATCCCGCCGCATCCATCGCCGATTTGAACGGTTGAGATCTGTCCGAACTTGTTCGCGAAGATTGGTTTCCATTGATCTTTCTTGATCAGAAGAGGCGATGAAAACCCACAACATGACGGTACAGCGGCGAGATCGTCGTTTTCGACCGACTCATCAGACTTATCATACTTAGCAGTCTTAGCCGAAGACTCATTGCAAGCGAATAAGAGAACGAAAACAACAAAGAATGATAATACTGTAAACCTAATCATCtctatgtgttttttttgttactttgtGTGCTATTCAATGTGAAGCGTATTCAATCATATAAGGAAGGGGAGGTGATGAGAGGGAGAGAGAACTCAAAAGTTCACAATTGATACGTGTCTTAAGTGTTTGGACACGTGCTTGAGTGCATGGTTCTTTTGATAGGAGTTCAAATTACCCGCTAAAATACATGGAAAATTTGGCTGATAAGAACCGTTGATGATAATGTATTAAATGTATGAACAAAAGAGATGCATAGTTTGTATCGCAAGACCAATTATATGTCATGGgtttaaattgtatttttgtCACTGAAGTTGTGTTACCATGCATGACTTCTGTGGTGTCATATACGATTTATCGTTTAACGCTTTTGATGTTTCCGCCTGCCCAGTTCTCTTATCGTTTTTCCAATTCATTGGACACCTAacaagattttgaaattttatattcaaaatatttaatagtTGCGCGATCATATGTTATTATATATGATGTCGTCAACATAAGCTGTGTTTTTAGTTAGCGCTTCTGTATTAGATAAATATGCGTCTAACCAAAATAGAGAAAAAGATCGATGTATTCGAACGTTATCTAAtgagcaaaacaaaaaaaaaaaacgtatatTGATGTATTTTAAAGATGTTTGGACTTGCGTATCCCTCAGATAGATGACAAAATTACCAATAAATACAATGATTATAATTTACGATATTGACATATGCACATGGGTCTTATCTGTTCTAATATTTGTAAACATGTAGAAAATTGTGTTTGGTACAAACATTTGAATGCTCACGCTTTACTGGTTGAGGAGTTACTCAAATTCATGTGAGTCGTGAGTTCCTCCAACCAACTGTACGGACTGCATGAGAATTTATTCTAATCAAAATTTTCGGTGATGGGATTGTGTAGTCGGTATTGAAATTGAGCTTACTCGATGATCTTTAGTTGCCAGAGTATCCCAAATATGTGTGTACAAGTTAATAAAAGTGtgtataaattataaaacatctcttatatattaattgaggaacatttgaaaagatataactttaattttgtattaattaaaagaggccccaatgcataggtggcactcaattaggtagtcaattacattcaattgaaaaataagtaggtacacattcgatttttatatgttgttagatacataagttggtcaaactatatgatataatgatatgatatgctatttgctttctataaataaaacctacggaattaccataaatgactaatatatatatatgacaattaatgattttaataataaagatttgataacaatttatatctcctccatcattttttttaaaattttattttattaaaataaattaaacaatcaaattagctataaaagtaaaatttagattttttcgtatatgttatattttgaatttttaaaaacgacaataaatgactaaaactattaaaattattatgttaaaaattaatgatcaatggtttaacatttttattataagaagatacacatgattttaaaaccatatgagtaaaaaatatcatttaataataaaataaatatatatatatatagattaaacactatataccataagattacataaatattttaatattaaaattttcaatgaaTTTGCAAGAACATtggtaaattataaacttattaaagatttcagattgaaaattttgttatcgatgatttaaatattttgttataaaacgataagaatgatcatagaaccgtatgattataaattcttatttaataaataactatataaaatatactattcttagaaaataggttggtctatcttaatttatattacactttttattaaattaactatcgaattgataaataacttaccaaaaatgttttgcactttcattaaataaaagctacgaaattacctaatatgattaacatatatgtgaaaattaattattatgaataataaataattgataacaatttttgtaacttagttcttttttaattttatattattaaaagatattaaaaaatcacattaaatatataataaaaacatttatattttttcttatatgttatattttgaattttttaaaacgtctataaattattagaaatttgaagatccccactttgaaaattttgtgatcaatagattatttttttgtcataataagttacaaatgatcataaaattgtattaatataaacttttatttaatattataagaagatacacatgattttaaaaccatatgagtaaaaaatatcatttaataataaaatatatatatatatatagattaaactatataccataagattacataaatattttaatattaaaactttcaatgaattttcaaaaacatttataaattataaacttattaaagatttcacattgaaaattttgttatcgatgatttaaatattcagttataaaacgatatgaatgatcatagaactgtatgattataaattctcatttaataaatgactatataaaatatactattcttagaaaaataggttgattcatcttaacttacattatatttttattaaactaactatcgaattgataaataatctaccaaatttttttttgcactttccttaattagaagctacgaaattacctaatatgattaacgtatttatgaaaattaattattatgaataataaatatttgataacaattttgg
It encodes:
- the LOC103834998 gene encoding vicilin-like seed storage protein At4g36700, which codes for MIRFTVLSFFVVFVLLFACNESSAKTAKYDKSDESVENDDLAAVPSCCGFSSPLLIKKDQWKPIFANKFGQISTVQIGDGCGGMGPYKIHSITLEPNALMLPLLLHSDMVFFVDSGSGILNWVEAQATSTEIRLGDVYRLRPGTVFYLQSKPVDIFLGTKLKIYAIFSNSQECLHDPCFGAYSSVTDLLFGFDETILKSAFGVPEEIIGLMRNRTQPPLIVHDMLTTPSEANTDTDTNTWPLQTRLLKLFSGDASADSVENKKVKKKKEKKEKKKKPKKATTFNVFESEPDFQSPNGQTITINRKDLKVLQGSMVGVSMVNLTQGSMMGPHWNPWACEISVVVRGSGMVRVLRNSISRSSSECKNMRFKVEKGDIFAVPRLHPMAQMSFLNDSLVFVGFTTSAKNNEPQFLAGKNSALWSLDREVLAASFNVSSFMIAGLLEAQKEAAVLGCPACAEGELEKLKEDEEKKESPPQQPPQPFQPQPPEEKPQQPPQPFQPQPPQGEPQKPPQGEPQGPEKPFQPQPGQGEPQEPQASMETKMRDEERKREEEEAKKEEEERWKQEEKLWPTQPQWED